One region of Oxalobacteraceae bacterium OTU3CAMAD1 genomic DNA includes:
- a CDS encoding ABC transporter permease, whose amino-acid sequence MNLALIREAVTELHRRKLRTGLTLLGMVFGVAAIVAMLAVGEGSKREALRLVAELGLDNVLIESKAIDPEQLKDIRTRSLGLSAADGAAALSVVPGAVSVSMKKEIKVDQLVLGQRVVPARAYAVSPAYAEHGGLRLATGRWLAPADGATLAPVCVLGARLARTLFGNEPALGRHLKLNHVWLEVVGVLEDRAQSKSDFEGVKLGLDDERLFVAWETGRARFNFKRIEDEVDGISVRLDGKVAPDQAARVLQALIAKRHGGADDTNLIVPMGLYRQNQQTQRIFAIVMSSIAAVSLLVGGIGIMNIMLANVLERRREVGLKRALGARRRDVVEQFLAEALVIAVSGALLGVLLGAVAAYSIAALAGWSVAWSPFSLIAAVLLCVAVGLAFGVFPARQAAALDPIAALRSDG is encoded by the coding sequence ATGAACCTGGCATTGATACGGGAAGCGGTCACCGAGCTGCATCGCCGCAAGCTGCGCACCGGGCTGACGTTGCTGGGCATGGTGTTCGGCGTGGCCGCCATCGTCGCCATGCTGGCCGTGGGCGAGGGCAGCAAGCGCGAGGCGCTGCGCCTGGTGGCCGAGCTGGGGCTGGACAACGTGCTCATCGAGAGCAAGGCCATCGACCCCGAGCAGCTCAAGGATATCCGCACCCGCTCGCTGGGACTGTCGGCCGCCGACGGCGCGGCGGCCTTGTCGGTGGTGCCGGGCGCGGTATCGGTGTCGATGAAAAAGGAAATCAAGGTCGACCAGCTGGTGCTGGGCCAGCGCGTGGTGCCGGCGCGCGCCTACGCCGTCTCGCCGGCCTACGCCGAGCACGGCGGCCTGCGTTTGGCCACCGGCCGCTGGCTGGCGCCGGCCGACGGCGCGACCCTGGCGCCGGTGTGCGTGCTCGGCGCCCGCCTTGCCCGCACCTTGTTCGGCAATGAACCGGCGCTCGGCCGCCACCTCAAGCTCAACCACGTGTGGCTGGAGGTGGTGGGCGTGCTGGAGGACCGCGCGCAAAGCAAGTCCGACTTCGAAGGCGTCAAGCTGGGGCTGGACGACGAGCGTCTGTTCGTGGCGTGGGAGACGGGCAGGGCGCGCTTCAACTTCAAGCGCATCGAGGACGAGGTCGACGGCATCAGCGTGCGGCTCGACGGCAAGGTCGCGCCAGACCAGGCCGCGCGCGTGCTGCAGGCGCTGATCGCCAAGCGCCACGGCGGCGCCGACGACACCAACCTGATCGTGCCGATGGGCCTGTATCGCCAGAACCAGCAGACGCAGCGGATCTTCGCCATCGTCATGAGTTCGATCGCGGCGGTATCGTTGCTGGTCGGCGGCATCGGCATCATGAACATCATGCTGGCCAACGTGCTGGAGCGGCGTCGCGAGGTGGGCCTGAAGCGGGCGCTGGGCGCGCGCCGGCGCGACGTGGTCGAGCAGTTCCTGGCCGAGGCGCTGGTGATCGCCGTCAGCGGCGCGTTGCTGGGTGTGCTGCTGGGCGCGGTCGCGGCCTACAGCATCGCCGCGCTGGCCGGCTGGTCGGTGGCATGGTCGCCGTTCAGCCTGATCGCTGCCGTACTGCTGTGCGTAGCGGTGGGCCTCGCGTTCGGCGTCTTCCCCGCGCGCCAGGCGGCCGCGCTCGACCCGATCGCCGCCCTGCGCAGCGACGGCTAA
- a CDS encoding DUF308 domain-containing protein, which translates to MSQQANIETPAEQENWLNRYYYVRAAFSALWLIAAITIGKSSAAASALLLIGYPAWDALANFIDSKRSGGLARNRTQLINVLVSLAVALALAVSLPDMHRVLGVFGAWAILSGLLQLGTALRRWKAHGAQWAMILSGAQSALAGAFFIAQAQLPAEPSIATVAGYAGFGAFYFLVSALSLSFAARRRQRAA; encoded by the coding sequence ATGTCCCAGCAAGCGAATATCGAAACCCCGGCCGAGCAGGAAAATTGGCTCAACCGCTACTATTATGTGCGCGCGGCTTTTTCGGCGCTGTGGCTTATTGCGGCGATAACGATCGGCAAAAGTTCGGCCGCCGCCAGCGCCCTGCTGCTGATCGGCTATCCGGCCTGGGACGCGCTGGCCAACTTCATTGACAGCAAACGCAGCGGCGGGCTGGCGCGCAACCGCACTCAGTTGATCAACGTCCTCGTCAGCCTGGCCGTCGCGTTGGCGCTCGCTGTCAGTCTGCCGGATATGCACCGCGTCTTGGGCGTATTCGGTGCCTGGGCCATCCTGTCGGGGTTGCTGCAACTCGGTACCGCGCTGCGCCGTTGGAAGGCTCACGGCGCGCAGTGGGCGATGATACTGAGCGGCGCGCAATCGGCGCTTGCCGGCGCGTTCTTCATCGCCCAGGCCCAGTTGCCGGCGGAGCCATCCATCGCCACAGTTGCCGGCTACGCGGGCTTTGGCGCGTTTTACTTCCTGGTCTCTGCACTGTCGTTGAGCTTCGCCGCGCGGCGCCGCCAGCGCGCAGCGTAA